The Campylobacter curvus genome includes the window AAATTTCCTTTAAATATACTAGCAAAGCGCCAAAAAGCGCCAATGCAAAAAATATCATCGCTAAAATTTTAGGCTCAATTATACCTAAAAATTTCCTCCAGCCAAACGCTCGGATATATAAAACAAGCTGCAGAAAGCCGCCCAGCGAGCTAGCTAGAGCAAGACCTGCCGCACCAAATGGCCGCATCAAAATGACCGCTAATATCAAATTTACGATTAAACAGATCACTGAAATTTTGGCTGCCAGCTTTTGCTGCATCCTAGCATACAGCCAAAGTGAAAAAATTTTAGCCAGACCAAATGGCGTGAGGCCGATGAGATAGGCGCTTAGCACATTTGCGCATTGGATAGTGTCGCTCCTGCTAAAATTTCCTCTTTCAAACAAAAGCCAGATGATGAAATGAGACAGCACGATGCCGCAAATGCTCGCAAACATCAGTGCCGTAAGCAGCAGATAAAAGCTCTTTTTTGTCCAAAAAAGCGCATTTTGCTCATCGCCCAGCTTTAAAAGCTTTGTGATCTTTGGAAATAGCGCCTGAGAGAGCGCGATAGCAAAAATGGCAAGCGGTAGCTGGAAAATGCGGTTTGCGTAAAACAAATAGCTGATGCTCCCGCTAGCTAGAAAGCTCGCCAGCCACGTATCCATGAAAGCGCTGATCTGCATCGCCGACGAGCCCAAAAGTCCGTGATAGAAGTTGCCAAAAAAGCCTTTCGCACTCGTGCGTTTGCCTTTTATGAAACCTTTGATGCCGCCCCAGAAAATTTTATCTATCCCGTTAAATTTCATCGCGATGATGTGAGCAAGCACCTGCAAGAGCCCCCCTGCCACGACGCCAAAGCTAAGATAAAAGGCGACCGTTCTTTCGTCCTTGCCGCGAGCTAGGAGCAAAGCGGCGATCATGGCTAAATTTAAAAGCGCAGTCGAAAACGCCGTAGTCGCGAAATGCCCGCGATACTGCAAAAGCGAGCCCATGAACGTGACGCAATAAACCAGCGCCAAATAGTAAAAATTTATCCTCACTAAAGGCGCTGCCTGCGCGATATTTTCGTCACTTAGACCGCTTGCGATGATTTTTACGAATTCGCTTGTGAAAAGATTGACCGCGAGGGTCAAAACGCCGATGAAAAGCAGGAATTTTAAGAAAATTTCGGCGCTGAATACGGCTTTTTTATTCGTCTTGGCAAAATTTGGCAAAAAGGCCTGCGTGAAAGCGCCTTCGCCAAATATCCTGCGAAAGAGATTTGGGATCTTAAAAGCGATGAAAAATATGTCGCTAAATATCCCCGCTCCTAGTATCGAGGCGGTCAAAAGATCGCGTAAAAGCCCTAAAACACGCGAGGTCATGATACCGACCGAGTTTGAGAAAAAGCCTTT containing:
- the murJ gene encoding murein biosynthesis integral membrane protein MurJ is translated as MFIKGFFSNSVGIMTSRVLGLLRDLLTASILGAGIFSDIFFIAFKIPNLFRRIFGEGAFTQAFLPNFAKTNKKAVFSAEIFLKFLLFIGVLTLAVNLFTSEFVKIIASGLSDENIAQAAPLVRINFYYLALVYCVTFMGSLLQYRGHFATTAFSTALLNLAMIAALLLARGKDERTVAFYLSFGVVAGGLLQVLAHIIAMKFNGIDKIFWGGIKGFIKGKRTSAKGFFGNFYHGLLGSSAMQISAFMDTWLASFLASGSISYLFYANRIFQLPLAIFAIALSQALFPKITKLLKLGDEQNALFWTKKSFYLLLTALMFASICGIVLSHFIIWLLFERGNFSRSDTIQCANVLSAYLIGLTPFGLAKIFSLWLYARMQQKLAAKISVICLIVNLILAVILMRPFGAAGLALASSLGGFLQLVLYIRAFGWRKFLGIIEPKILAMIFFALALFGALLVYLKEIFNANL